The following coding sequences lie in one Pseudomonas monsensis genomic window:
- the queG gene encoding tRNA epoxyqueuosine(34) reductase QueG, with translation MSAIPTDLPALAQSIKDWGRELGFQQVGISGLDLAEHEQHLQRWLAAGYHGEMDYMGAHGSKRSHPEELVPGTLRVVSLRMDYLPGDTQMAQMLAQPEKAYVSRYALGRDYHKLIRKRVQQLADKIQSEIGPFGFRAFVDSAPVLEKAIAEQAGLGWIGKNTLVLNRKAGSYFFLSELFVDLPLPVDEPHSTEHCGRCTACLDICPTNAFVGPYVLDARRCISYLTIELKNAIPEDLRPLIGNRVFGCDDCQIVCPWNRFARPSGESDFKPRHNLDNAELAELFLWDEDKFLSSTEGSPLRRAGYERWLRNLAVGLGNAPSSIPVLEALKARRDYPSDLVREHVEWALKQHGLA, from the coding sequence ATGTCCGCCATCCCCACAGATCTGCCCGCCCTCGCCCAATCGATCAAGGATTGGGGCCGCGAGCTGGGCTTCCAGCAAGTCGGCATCAGCGGCCTGGACCTCGCCGAGCATGAGCAGCACCTGCAACGCTGGCTGGCAGCCGGCTACCACGGCGAAATGGATTACATGGGGGCACATGGCAGTAAACGCTCACACCCCGAGGAACTCGTCCCGGGCACTTTGCGCGTGGTTTCGCTGCGCATGGACTACCTGCCCGGCGACACGCAAATGGCGCAAATGCTGGCGCAACCGGAGAAAGCTTACGTGTCGCGCTATGCCTTGGGCCGCGATTACCACAAATTGATCCGTAAACGCGTGCAACAATTGGCCGACAAGATCCAGTCCGAGATCGGCCCGTTCGGTTTTCGTGCGTTCGTCGACAGCGCGCCGGTATTGGAAAAAGCCATCGCCGAGCAGGCCGGGCTAGGCTGGATCGGCAAAAACACGCTGGTATTGAACCGTAAGGCTGGCAGTTACTTTTTCTTGAGCGAACTGTTCGTCGATCTACCGCTGCCGGTGGACGAACCCCACAGCACCGAACATTGCGGTCGCTGCACGGCGTGCCTGGACATCTGCCCGACCAACGCTTTCGTCGGCCCCTATGTGCTGGACGCCCGGCGCTGCATCTCTTACCTGACCATCGAACTGAAAAACGCCATCCCCGAAGACCTGCGGCCGTTGATCGGCAACCGCGTGTTCGGCTGCGACGACTGCCAGATCGTCTGCCCGTGGAATCGTTTCGCCCGGCCGTCCGGGGAAAGCGACTTCAAGCCACGGCACAATCTGGACAACGCCGAACTGGCCGAGCTGTTTCTGTGGGACGAGGACAAATTCCTCAGCAGCACCGAAGGCTCGCCGCTGCGCCGCGCCGGTTACGAACGCTGGTTGCGTAATCTGGCCGTGGGCCTGGGCAATGCACCGTCGAGCATTCCGGTGCTGGAAGCCTTGAAGGCGCGCCGCGACTACCCATCCGATCTAGTCCGCGAACACGTCGAGTGGGCACTGAAACAGCACGGCCTCGCGTAA
- a CDS encoding NAD(P)H-hydrate dehydratase, which yields MPHTKDELPDALYAAAQVRELDARLIAAGTPGFELMQRAAYACWRALVRRWPSATELTVLAGRGNNAGDGYLLAVLAQRAGWAVRVLAVGEPQRLQGDAALAHAEALAEGVAVQGWSAPAELRGVVLDALLGTGLSGEVREPYAAAIAAINACGLPVVAVDIPSGLCADNGRELGLAVRADLTVTFIGLKPGLFTGDAADCVGELVFSGLQATPETYRDIPVAACRLNATNLPRLPARAPTSHKGRFGHVLLIGGDHGFGGAILLSTETALRSGAGMVSLATRPEHVPAALTRVPEAMALGASSANQLMGLLEKVSVLVVGPGLGQASWGRALLSAAANAPLPQVWDADALNLLAGGFVRLPKDCVITPHPGEAARLLGISTADVQADRLAAARTLSKKYSAVVVLKGAGSLIAHPDGRLALCHQGHPAMASAGLGDVLAGLTGALLAQGMDGFDAACLAVWLHANAGMQQGKLGRGLAASDLIPAIRQLLEEHAPCLK from the coding sequence ATGCCGCACACGAAAGATGAATTACCCGACGCGCTGTACGCCGCCGCCCAGGTGCGCGAGCTCGACGCGCGGCTGATCGCTGCCGGCACGCCGGGCTTCGAATTGATGCAGCGCGCTGCGTATGCGTGCTGGCGTGCACTGGTGCGGCGCTGGCCCTCAGCCACGGAACTGACCGTGCTGGCCGGGCGTGGCAACAATGCTGGCGACGGCTATTTACTGGCCGTGCTGGCGCAGCGGGCCGGTTGGGCGGTACGGGTGCTGGCGGTCGGTGAGCCGCAGCGGTTGCAAGGCGACGCAGCGCTGGCCCATGCCGAGGCACTGGCCGAAGGTGTTGCGGTGCAGGGCTGGAGTGCCCCGGCCGAGTTGCGCGGCGTGGTCCTCGATGCGCTGCTCGGTACCGGTTTGAGTGGCGAGGTGCGTGAGCCCTATGCCGCCGCGATTGCCGCGATCAACGCCTGCGGCCTGCCAGTGGTGGCGGTCGATATTCCTTCCGGGTTGTGTGCCGATAACGGGCGAGAGCTAGGTCTTGCTGTGCGTGCTGACCTTACAGTGACGTTCATTGGTCTGAAGCCGGGATTGTTCACCGGTGACGCGGCAGATTGTGTCGGCGAGCTGGTGTTCAGCGGTCTGCAGGCTACACCTGAAACCTACCGTGACATTCCGGTCGCGGCTTGCCGGCTCAACGCGACTAATCTGCCGCGGTTGCCGGCACGCGCTCCAACCTCCCACAAGGGTCGCTTCGGTCATGTGTTGCTGATCGGTGGCGATCATGGCTTTGGCGGGGCGATCCTGCTCAGTACCGAAACCGCCTTGCGCAGTGGCGCAGGCATGGTCTCGTTGGCGACGCGTCCGGAGCATGTCCCGGCGGCGCTGACCCGTGTGCCGGAGGCCATGGCTTTGGGCGCTTCATCGGCCAATCAGTTGATGGGCTTGCTCGAGAAAGTTTCGGTGCTGGTGGTCGGGCCGGGGCTGGGGCAGGCGAGTTGGGGGCGGGCGTTGTTGTCGGCCGCAGCGAATGCGCCGTTGCCGCAAGTATGGGACGCCGATGCATTGAATCTGCTCGCCGGCGGGTTTGTCCGTCTGCCCAAGGATTGCGTGATCACCCCGCATCCGGGTGAGGCCGCGCGTTTGTTGGGGATCAGTACCGCCGATGTGCAGGCCGATCGTCTGGCGGCGGCGCGGACGCTGAGCAAGAAATACTCAGCCGTCGTCGTCCTCAAAGGCGCCGGCAGTTTGATCGCCCATCCCGACGGGCGTCTGGCGCTGTGTCATCAGGGCCATCCGGCCATGGCCAGCGCCGGCCTCGGCGATGTGCTCGCGGGGTTGACCGGTGCGCTGCTGGCGCAAGGCATGGACGGTTTCGATGCGGCGTGCCTGGCCGTCTGGCTGCACGCCAATGCCGGCATGCAGCAAGGAAAATTGGGCCGTGGGCTGGCGGCCAGTGATTTGATTCCAGCCATTCGTCAGTTGTTGGAGGAGCATGCACCGTGTCTGAAGTAA
- the tsaE gene encoding tRNA (adenosine(37)-N6)-threonylcarbamoyltransferase complex ATPase subunit type 1 TsaE has product MSEVTLYLADEQAMSDFGARIARVTQGHGLIFLEGNLGMGKTTLSRGIIRGLGHVGAVKSPTFTLVEPYEIGDVRAFHFDLYRLVDPEELEFLGIRDYFEDDALCLIEWPDKGAGFLPKPDLTITISPQDSGRSLKILSQGSRGEAWCAALALESN; this is encoded by the coding sequence GTGTCTGAAGTAACCCTGTACCTGGCCGATGAACAGGCCATGAGCGACTTTGGCGCACGGATCGCCCGCGTGACCCAGGGCCACGGCCTGATTTTTCTCGAAGGCAATCTGGGCATGGGCAAAACCACCCTGTCGCGGGGCATCATTCGTGGCCTGGGGCATGTCGGGGCGGTGAAAAGTCCGACCTTTACCCTGGTCGAACCCTACGAGATCGGCGACGTCCGTGCCTTCCACTTCGACCTGTATCGCCTGGTCGATCCGGAGGAGCTGGAGTTTCTCGGCATCCGCGACTATTTCGAAGACGATGCGCTGTGCCTGATCGAGTGGCCCGATAAAGGTGCAGGCTTTTTGCCAAAGCCTGACCTGACCATTACCATTAGCCCGCAAGACAGCGGGCGTTCGCTGAAAATTTTATCCCAAGGCTCGCGTGGCGAGGCCTGGTGTGCCGCTTTGGCATTGGAATCCAATTAA
- a CDS encoding N-acetylmuramoyl-L-alanine amidase, translating to MMGLGMRFRALVAAAGLMLMAVTVNAVAETKVNSVRLWRAPDNTRLVFDLSGPVQHSVFTLTAPDRLVIDINGATLGAPLKVSTANTPITAMRSAQRTPTDLRVVIDLKKAVTPKSFSLAPNAQYGNRLVVDLFDNPADAAPPPAPAPQVATVPAVPVTPAEPAIKLPPAPAGKRDIIVVIDAGHGGEDPGASGSRGQREKDVVLQIARELQRQVNGMKGFRAELTRTGDYFIPLRGRTEIARKKGADLFVSIHADAAPSAAAFGASVFALSDRGATSETARWLADSENRSDLIGGAGNVSLDDKDRMLAGVLLDLSMTASLTSSLNVGQKVLTNIGRVTPLHKQRVEQAGFMVLKSPDIPSILVETGFISNANEANKLSASSHQQALARSISSGVRQFFQQNPPPGTYIAWLRDSGKIAQGPRDHRVSPGETLAMIAVRYQVSPATLRSANNLSSDELKVGQHLTIPGTELASKE from the coding sequence ATGATGGGGTTAGGTATGCGCTTTCGCGCGTTGGTGGCTGCCGCTGGACTGATGTTGATGGCAGTAACCGTCAACGCTGTGGCCGAGACAAAGGTCAACAGCGTGCGCCTGTGGCGGGCGCCGGACAACACGCGGCTGGTCTTCGACCTCAGCGGCCCGGTGCAGCACAGCGTCTTTACCCTGACCGCACCGGACCGGCTGGTGATCGACATTAACGGCGCCACCCTCGGCGCGCCGTTGAAAGTCTCCACTGCGAACACACCGATCACTGCGATGCGCTCGGCCCAGCGCACGCCGACCGACCTGCGGGTGGTCATCGACCTGAAAAAAGCCGTCACCCCGAAAAGCTTCTCGCTGGCGCCGAATGCGCAATACGGCAACCGTCTGGTGGTCGACCTGTTCGACAACCCGGCCGATGCCGCTCCGCCGCCTGCGCCAGCGCCGCAAGTGGCGACGGTGCCTGCGGTGCCGGTCACGCCTGCGGAACCTGCCATCAAGTTACCGCCAGCGCCGGCCGGCAAACGCGACATCATCGTGGTGATCGACGCCGGCCACGGCGGCGAAGACCCGGGGGCGTCCGGCTCGCGCGGCCAGCGTGAGAAAGACGTGGTGCTGCAGATCGCTCGCGAACTGCAGCGTCAGGTCAACGGCATGAAAGGCTTCCGCGCCGAATTGACCCGTACTGGCGACTACTTCATCCCGCTGCGTGGCCGTACTGAAATCGCGCGCAAGAAGGGTGCTGACCTGTTCGTCTCGATCCACGCTGACGCCGCGCCGTCGGCGGCCGCCTTCGGTGCGTCGGTGTTTGCCTTGTCCGATCGCGGTGCCACGTCGGAGACCGCCCGCTGGCTGGCCGACAGCGAAAACCGTTCCGACCTGATCGGCGGCGCCGGCAACGTCAGCCTCGACGACAAGGACCGCATGCTCGCCGGTGTGCTGCTCGACTTGTCGATGACCGCGTCGCTGACTTCCAGTCTCAACGTCGGTCAGAAAGTCCTGACCAACATCGGCCGGGTGACGCCGCTGCACAAGCAGCGTGTGGAACAGGCCGGGTTCATGGTGCTGAAGTCGCCGGACATCCCGTCGATCCTGGTCGAAACCGGCTTCATCTCCAACGCCAACGAAGCGAACAAACTCTCGGCATCGAGCCACCAGCAGGCGCTGGCCCGTTCGATCAGCAGCGGTGTACGCCAGTTCTTCCAGCAAAACCCGCCACCGGGCACTTACATTGCCTGGCTGCGTGACTCCGGCAAGATCGCCCAAGGCCCGCGCGATCACCGCGTGAGTCCGGGCGAGACGCTGGCGATGATTGCGGT